Proteins found in one Quercus robur chromosome 2, dhQueRobu3.1, whole genome shotgun sequence genomic segment:
- the LOC126714371 gene encoding uncharacterized protein LOC126714371, whose protein sequence is MRKLKYHEKKLLKKVNFLEWKKEDGHREAFVMQRYHATHRDDYKRYSGLCRMVQKLVNVLMKMDHNDPSRIQLTDLLLEKLYNIGVLPSKHNADVLKVCERITVSSFFRRRLSTVLVRMKFCEHLKEAITYIEQGHVRVGPETVTDPAFLVTRNMEDFITWVDSSKIKRKVQEYNDQLDDYDAMT, encoded by the exons ATGAGGAAGCTGAAGTATCATGAGAAGAAGCTGTTGAAGAAGGTGAATTTTTTGGAATGGAAGAAAGAAGATGGGCACAGAGAAGCCTTTGTAATGCAAAGGTACCATGCTACTCACCGCGACGATTACAAGAGGTATTCGGGTTTGTGCCGTATGGTGCAGAAGCTAGTCAACGTTTTGATGAAGATGGACCACAATGACCCTTCTCGGATTCAACTCACTGATTTACTACTCGAAAAGCT GTACAACATTGGTGTACTACCATCCAAGCACAACGCTGATGTTCTAAAAGTGTGTGAACGTATAACAGTGTCATCCTTCTTTAG GCGTAGGCTCTCAACTGTTTTGGTGCGAATGAAGTTTTGTGAGCACTTGAAAGAAGCTATCACATACATTGAGCAAGGACATGTTCGAGTGGGTCCAGAGACGGTTACTGACCCAGCATTCCTTGTAACTAGGAACATGGAAGACTTCATTACATGGGTAGATTCATCCAAGATAAAGAGAAAGGTGCAGGAGTACAATGATCAGTTGGACGACTATGATGCAATGACCTGA